The Sphingomonas alpina genome has a segment encoding these proteins:
- the ychF gene encoding redox-regulated ATPase YchF, producing the protein MGFRCGIVGLPNVGKSTLFNALTETAAAQAANYPFCTIEPNVGNVAVPDPRLDKLAAIAGSAKIIETQLGFVDIAGLVRGASKGEGLGNQFLGNIREVDAVVHVLRCFEDGDVTHVEGKVDPIADAETVETELMLSDLESLEKRVPNFAKKAAQGDKEAKIAVSVLGQALELLREGKPARLTVPKDEEEARVFAQAQLLTSKPVLYVCNVDEGDAANGNALSARVFEKARAEGAEAVIVSAAIEAEIATMAPEERGEFLAELGLEETGLARVIRAGYSLLHLITFFTVGPKEARAWTVHVGAKAPQAAGEIHTDFERGFIRAETIAYDDYVALGGESGARDAGKLRSEGKEYVVQDGDVMLFRFNV; encoded by the coding sequence ATGGGTTTTCGGTGCGGTATCGTGGGCTTGCCCAATGTCGGCAAGTCGACGCTGTTCAACGCGCTGACGGAGACGGCCGCGGCGCAGGCGGCAAATTATCCGTTCTGCACGATCGAGCCGAATGTCGGCAATGTCGCGGTACCCGATCCGCGGCTCGACAAGCTCGCGGCGATCGCGGGCTCGGCCAAGATCATCGAGACGCAGCTCGGTTTCGTCGACATTGCCGGCCTGGTGCGCGGCGCGTCGAAGGGCGAAGGCCTCGGCAACCAGTTCCTCGGCAACATCCGTGAGGTCGACGCGGTCGTCCATGTGCTGCGCTGCTTCGAGGACGGCGACGTTACCCATGTCGAGGGCAAGGTCGATCCGATCGCCGATGCCGAGACGGTCGAAACCGAGCTGATGCTGTCCGACCTGGAAAGCCTTGAAAAACGCGTGCCCAATTTCGCCAAGAAGGCGGCGCAGGGCGACAAGGAAGCGAAAATCGCCGTATCGGTGCTCGGCCAGGCGCTTGAGCTGCTGCGCGAAGGCAAGCCGGCGCGGCTGACCGTGCCGAAGGACGAGGAAGAAGCGCGGGTTTTCGCTCAGGCGCAATTGCTCACCTCCAAGCCGGTTCTCTATGTCTGCAACGTCGATGAAGGCGATGCCGCCAACGGCAACGCCTTGTCGGCGCGTGTGTTCGAAAAGGCCAGGGCCGAAGGCGCCGAGGCAGTGATCGTCTCGGCCGCAATCGAGGCCGAGATCGCCACCATGGCGCCGGAAGAGCGCGGCGAGTTCCTTGCCGAGCTGGGGCTGGAGGAAACCGGCCTCGCCCGCGTGATCCGCGCCGGCTATTCGCTGCTCCATTTGATCACCTTCTTCACCGTCGGGCCGAAGGAAGCGCGCGCCTGGACCGTCCATGTCGGGGCCAAGGCACCGCAAGCGGCGGGCGAGATCCACACCGATTTCGAACGCGGCTTCATTCGCGCAGAGACAATCGCGTATGACGATTATGTCGCGCTCGGCGGCGAAAGCGGTGCACGTGACGCCGGAAAGCTGCGCTCCGAGGGCAAGGAATATGTCGTACAGGACGGCGACGTGATGCTGTTCCGCTTCAATGTCTGA